The genomic segment GTGAACCCAGATTGCACCGGTCGGGCCGATCCCGCTGAGCCCTGTGGACCGCCCCCAGGTTGTGGAAAACTCCGTCACCCGATCGGGGAACGGGCGGCCTGCGACAGCTCCCCCGACACCCGCACGTACTGCTCCCTGACCTCCCGGTAACGCAGCAGCTCCGCCGCCACCGGATCGAGGACCCGCGCCCGGCCGCACCCGGCCGCCGCCTCCCGCAGCCGCCGTTCCGCGTCGTTCCCGTACCTGCGCGCGGGCCCCCGCGCAGCGATCCGGCTCGTCCACTCCACGCACGGGCCGCCCACGATGCCCGCCAGCATCAGCAGCACCGGCACGCCCAGGTTCGGCGTGGCGAGCCCGACGATCTGGCCCACCAGCCAGATTCCGCCCACGACTTGCAGCAGCGTCATCGCCGCCTGCGCCAGAACCGCCACCGGCCACCAGCCGGGGCGCGGCGGCCGTCCGACCGGTACCCCCACCGTCACCGCCAGCTCGTCGAGCGCCTCGGGAAGCCCCTCGGCACCGCGCACCGCGGCCTCCCGTACGGCCTGTCCCCAGGGCAGGGGCAGCCCCCTCGCCGCCTCGTCGGCCACCGTGCGCACGGCATGCTCCACCCGCTGGCGCGCCGTCGCCTCCTCGTCCACGGGCGGCAGGGCGACCGGCGTCAGCACACCCTGCGAGAAGCGCCGTGCCTCGTACCAGCGCCACAGCCTGAACCACGGATCCCCGCACGCCTTGCCCGCGTGCCTGCGCCAGGCCCGCTCCGCGGCGTCTCCGGCGGCCGCCGCGCCCACGGCGTCCGCGAGCCGGTCCGCGAACTCCTCGCGGGCCTCCTCGCTGAGCCCGATCCGCCCGCGATTGCGGCCGGAGTGCGCCCCGGCGACGTACACCGGACGCAGGCGTTCCGCGGCGGCGTCCACGTCCGCGGAGATACGGCGGGCGGCGGCGCCCCTCTCCTGCGTGAACTGCCCCAACACCTCCCGCAGTTCACCGACGCCCTCGCCCGTCAGCGCGGAGATCGCGAGCACCGTGGCGCCCGGCTCCCCGTGCTCGCCGAGTGCGACACCGTCGTCGTCGAGGAGGCGCCGCAGATCGTCGAGGACCTGGTCGGCGGCGTCGCCGGGCAGCCGGTCGATCTGGTTGAGCACCACGAAGGTGACTTCGGCGTGGCCTGCCATGGGGCGCAGATAGCGTTCATGGAGCATCGCGTCGGCGTACTTCTCCGGGTCGACGACCCAGATGACGGCGTCGACGAGGGCCAGGATGCGGTCGACGTGCTCGCGGTGCTCGCCGACCGCCGAGTCGTGGTCGGGCAGATCGATGAGGACGAGCCCTTGGAGTTCGTCGGCGCCGGGCCCTTGGAGCGGGCGGCGGCGCAGGCGGCCGGGGATCCCGAGCCGGTCGAGCAGGCCCGCCGCGCCGTCCGTCCAGCTGCATCCGATGGGCGCGGCGGTGGTCGGCCTGCGCACGCCGGTCTCCGAGATCATCACTCCGGCGAGTGAGTTGAAGAGCGTCGACTTGCCGCTGCCGGTGGCCCCGGCGATGGCGACGACGGTGTGCCGTTCGGAGAGCCTGCGCCGGGCCGCGGCCTCGTCCAGGACACGTCCGGCCTCGGCGAGCGTGCCGCTGTCGAGGCGGGTGCGGGAGAGCCCGACGAGCTCGCGCAGGGCGTCGAGGCGGATGCGGAGGGGGTTTTCGTAGGAGGGGGTGGGCCCGGTGAAGGGGGCGGGGGCCGGGGCGTACGCGCGGGCTCCTGTGCTGATGCCCGTGTCACGGCCGC from the Streptomyces venezuelae genome contains:
- a CDS encoding GTPase, whose product is MTAVTAVTDHADPTDPADPADPVDPADGARDGGHGRDRSRSASDADATPERPERPERRDERTDTRPGRPWDDGLIARRVEDAQRPPGGRDTGISTGARAYAPAPAPFTGPTPSYENPLRIRLDALRELVGLSRTRLDSGTLAEAGRVLDEAAARRRLSERHTVVAIAGATGSGKSTLFNSLAGVMISETGVRRPTTAAPIGCSWTDGAAGLLDRLGIPGRLRRRPLQGPGADELQGLVLIDLPDHDSAVGEHREHVDRILALVDAVIWVVDPEKYADAMLHERYLRPMAGHAEVTFVVLNQIDRLPGDAADQVLDDLRRLLDDDGVALGEHGEPGATVLAISALTGEGVGELREVLGQFTQERGAAARRISADVDAAAERLRPVYVAGAHSGRNRGRIGLSEEAREEFADRLADAVGAAAAGDAAERAWRRHAGKACGDPWFRLWRWYEARRFSQGVLTPVALPPVDEEATARQRVEHAVRTVADEAARGLPLPWGQAVREAAVRGAEGLPEALDELAVTVGVPVGRPPRPGWWPVAVLAQAAMTLLQVVGGIWLVGQIVGLATPNLGVPVLLMLAGIVGGPCVEWTSRIAARGPARRYGNDAERRLREAAAGCGRARVLDPVAAELLRYREVREQYVRVSGELSQAARSPIG